A DNA window from Citrobacter tructae contains the following coding sequences:
- a CDS encoding MmcQ/YjbR family DNA-binding protein: protein MTNSELLQYCMAKTGAEQSVHSDWKATQIKVEDVLFAMVKEVEGRPAVSLKTSPELAELLRQQHSDVRPSRHLNKAHWSTVYLDGSLPDSQIYYLVDASWQQAINTLPEEKRRLLVS from the coding sequence ATGACGAATTCGGAGCTGCTGCAATACTGCATGGCGAAAACAGGTGCCGAACAAAGCGTGCACAGTGACTGGAAGGCCACTCAAATTAAAGTCGAAGATGTGCTCTTTGCAATGGTGAAAGAGGTGGAGGGTCGCCCGGCGGTGTCGCTGAAAACCAGCCCTGAATTGGCCGAATTATTGCGCCAGCAGCATAGCGATGTGCGACCCAGCAGACATCTTAACAAAGCGCACTGGAGCACGGTATATCTGGACGGATCGTTGCCGGATTCACAGATTTACTATCTGGTGGATGCCTCCTGGCAACAGGCCATCAATACGCTGCCGGAAGAAAAACGCAGGTTGCTGGTGTCATAA
- the aphA gene encoding acid phosphatase AphA: MRKITLALSAVCLLFTLNHSAQALVSSPSQLNPGTNVAKLSEQSPVHWVSVVQIENSLTGRPPMAVGFDIDDTVLFSSPGFWRGKKTYSPDSEAYLKNPAFWEKMNNGWDEFSIPKEVARQLIDMHVRRGDSIFFITGRSQTKTETVSKTLSDNFHIPPANMNPVIFAGDKVGQNTKTQWLQDKNIRMFYGDSDNDITAARDVGIRGIRILRASNSTYKPLPQAGAYGEEVIVNSEY, from the coding sequence ATGCGCAAGATTACGTTGGCACTCAGTGCCGTTTGCTTATTGTTCACGTTAAATCATTCTGCCCAGGCTTTAGTTTCTTCCCCCTCACAGCTCAATCCAGGCACCAACGTTGCAAAACTCTCAGAGCAGTCTCCTGTTCACTGGGTTTCTGTTGTCCAAATTGAAAACAGCCTGACCGGACGCCCGCCGATGGCCGTTGGGTTTGATATTGATGACACCGTTCTTTTTTCCAGTCCGGGTTTCTGGCGCGGTAAAAAAACGTATTCTCCGGACAGTGAGGCTTACCTGAAGAATCCGGCCTTCTGGGAAAAAATGAACAATGGCTGGGATGAGTTCAGCATTCCAAAAGAAGTGGCGCGTCAGTTGATTGATATGCACGTGCGTCGTGGCGACAGCATCTTTTTTATCACGGGGCGTAGCCAGACAAAAACCGAAACCGTGTCGAAAACGCTCTCCGATAACTTTCACATTCCGCCTGCCAATATGAATCCGGTTATCTTCGCTGGTGATAAAGTCGGACAGAACACCAAAACGCAGTGGTTGCAGGATAAGAACATCCGTATGTTTTACGGCGATTCCGACAATGACATCACCGCCGCGCGCGACGTTGGCATTCGGGGTATTCGCATTTTACGTGCCTCTAACTCCACCTATAAACCGTTGCCACAGGCTGGGGCATATGGTGAAGAGGTGATCGTAAACTCAGAATACTGA
- the uvrA gene encoding excinuclease ABC subunit UvrA, with protein sequence MDKIEVRGARTHNLKNINLVIPRDKLIVVTGLSGSGKSSLAFDTLYAEGQRRYVESLSAYARQFLSLMEKPDVDHIEGLSPAISIEQKSTSHNPRSTVGTITEIHDYLRLLFARVGEPRCPDHDVPLAAQTVSQMVDNVLSQPEGKRLMLLAPVIKERKGEHTKTLENLASQGYIRARIDGEVCDLSDPPKLELQKKHTIEVVIDRFKVRDDLSQRLAESFETALELSGGTAVVADMDNPKEEELLFSANFACPICGYSMRELEPRLFSFNNPAGACPTCDGLGVQQYFDPDRVIQNPELSLAGGAIRGWDRRNFYYFQMLKSLAEHYKFDVEAPWASLNPAVHKVVLYGSGKENIEFKYMNDRGDTSVRRHPFEGVLHNMERRYKETESSAVREELSKFISNRPCTSCEGTRLRREARHVFVENTPLPAISDMSIGHAMDFFNNLKLAGQRAKIAEKILKEIGDRLKFLVNVGLNYLTLSRSAETLSGGEAQRIRLASQIGAGLVGVMYVLDEPSIGLHQRDNERLLGTLIHLRNLGNTVIVVEHDEDAIRAADHVIDIGPGAGVHGGQVVAEGTLDDIMAVPESLTGQFMSGKRKIEVPKQRVPANPEKVLKLTGARGNNLKDVTLTLPVGLFTCITGVSGSGKSTLINDTLFPIAQTQLNGATLAEPAPYREIQGLEHFDKVIDIDQSPIGRTPRSNPATYTGVFTPVRELFAGVPESRARGYTPGRFSFNVRGGRCEACQGDGVIKVEMHFLPDIYVPCDQCKGKRYNRETLEIKYKGKTIHEVLDMTIEEAREFFDAVPALARKLQTLMDVGLTYIRLGQSATTLSGGEAQRVKLARELSKRGTGQTLYILDEPTTGLHFADIQQLLDVLHQLRDQGNTIVVIEHNLDVIKTADWIVDLGPEGGSGGGEILVAGTPETVAECEASHTARFLKPLL encoded by the coding sequence ATGGATAAGATCGAAGTTCGGGGCGCCCGCACCCATAATCTCAAAAACATCAACCTCGTCATCCCGCGCGACAAGCTGATTGTCGTCACCGGGCTTTCGGGCTCAGGCAAATCGTCGCTTGCTTTCGACACCTTGTATGCCGAAGGACAGCGTCGTTACGTTGAATCGCTTTCCGCGTATGCACGTCAGTTCCTGTCGCTGATGGAAAAACCGGATGTCGACCACATTGAGGGGCTCTCTCCTGCCATCTCAATTGAACAAAAATCGACATCCCATAACCCGCGATCCACAGTAGGCACCATTACCGAAATACACGACTATCTGCGCCTGCTGTTTGCCCGCGTCGGTGAGCCGCGCTGTCCGGATCACGACGTACCACTGGCGGCACAGACCGTTAGCCAGATGGTGGACAACGTTCTGTCACAGCCGGAAGGCAAGCGCCTGATGCTGCTGGCACCGGTCATTAAAGAGCGTAAAGGCGAACACACCAAAACGCTGGAGAACCTGGCAAGCCAGGGTTATATCCGCGCCCGTATTGACGGTGAAGTGTGTGACCTTTCCGATCCGCCAAAACTGGAGCTGCAAAAGAAACACACCATTGAAGTGGTGATTGACCGTTTCAAAGTGCGCGACGACCTCTCCCAACGCCTGGCGGAGTCTTTTGAAACCGCGCTGGAGCTTTCCGGTGGTACGGCGGTGGTTGCCGATATGGACAACCCGAAAGAGGAAGAGCTGCTCTTTTCCGCCAACTTTGCCTGCCCCATCTGCGGCTACAGCATGCGCGAACTGGAACCACGCCTGTTCTCGTTCAACAACCCAGCGGGCGCGTGTCCAACTTGCGACGGTCTCGGCGTACAGCAGTATTTCGATCCTGACCGCGTGATCCAAAACCCGGAGCTGTCGCTGGCTGGCGGAGCTATCCGTGGCTGGGATCGCCGTAACTTCTATTACTTCCAGATGTTGAAGTCACTGGCAGAACACTACAAGTTTGATGTGGAAGCGCCATGGGCCAGCCTGAACCCTGCCGTTCACAAAGTGGTCTTGTACGGTTCCGGCAAAGAGAATATCGAATTCAAATATATGAACGACCGCGGCGATACTTCCGTACGTCGTCACCCCTTTGAAGGTGTGCTGCACAATATGGAACGCCGTTATAAAGAGACGGAATCCAGTGCAGTACGCGAAGAATTATCTAAGTTCATCAGCAACCGACCATGCACCAGCTGTGAAGGCACGCGCCTGCGTCGTGAAGCGCGCCACGTATTCGTTGAGAATACGCCACTGCCCGCCATTTCCGACATGAGCATCGGTCATGCGATGGATTTCTTCAACAATCTCAAGCTTGCCGGTCAACGGGCGAAGATCGCAGAGAAAATCCTCAAAGAGATTGGCGACCGCCTCAAGTTTTTGGTTAACGTCGGTCTGAATTACCTGACGCTGTCACGCTCTGCCGAAACGCTCTCCGGCGGTGAAGCCCAGCGTATCCGTCTGGCAAGTCAGATTGGTGCAGGTCTGGTCGGTGTAATGTACGTGCTGGATGAACCATCTATCGGTCTGCACCAACGCGATAACGAACGCCTGCTGGGCACGCTTATCCATCTACGCAATCTGGGTAATACCGTGATTGTGGTCGAGCACGATGAAGATGCGATTCGCGCCGCTGACCACGTGATCGACATCGGTCCGGGCGCGGGTGTCCACGGTGGACAGGTGGTGGCGGAAGGCACGCTGGATGACATTATGGCGGTACCGGAATCGCTCACCGGTCAATTCATGAGCGGCAAGCGTAAGATTGAAGTGCCTAAACAACGCGTGCCCGCTAACCCGGAAAAAGTGCTGAAGCTCACCGGCGCGCGGGGCAACAACCTGAAAGATGTCACCCTGACGCTGCCGGTTGGCCTGTTTACCTGTATTACCGGCGTATCCGGTTCCGGTAAATCGACGCTGATTAACGACACGCTGTTCCCGATTGCCCAGACTCAGCTCAACGGCGCCACGCTGGCCGAACCCGCACCGTATCGCGAAATTCAGGGACTGGAACATTTCGACAAAGTTATCGATATCGACCAAAGCCCGATTGGTCGTACGCCGCGTTCAAACCCGGCGACCTATACCGGCGTATTTACGCCTGTACGCGAACTGTTTGCCGGAGTGCCGGAATCGCGCGCGCGCGGCTACACGCCGGGACGTTTCAGCTTTAACGTGCGCGGTGGTCGCTGCGAAGCCTGCCAGGGCGATGGCGTGATCAAAGTCGAGATGCACTTCCTGCCGGATATCTACGTGCCGTGCGACCAGTGCAAAGGCAAGCGCTATAACCGTGAAACGCTGGAGATTAAGTACAAGGGCAAGACTATCCACGAAGTGCTGGATATGACCATTGAAGAGGCGCGTGAGTTCTTTGACGCCGTTCCGGCGCTGGCGCGTAAGCTGCAAACGCTGATGGACGTTGGTCTGACCTACATTCGCCTGGGGCAGTCCGCAACGACCCTCTCCGGCGGTGAAGCCCAGCGCGTGAAGTTGGCGCGTGAGCTGTCAAAACGCGGTACCGGACAAACGCTGTATATTCTCGATGAGCCGACCACCGGTCTGCACTTTGCGGATATTCAGCAGTTGCTGGACGTGCTGCATCAGCTCAGGGATCAGGGCAACACCATCGTGGTGATTGAGCATAATCTGGACGTGATTAAAACAGCCGACTGGATTGTCGATCTCGGCCCGGAAGGCGGTAGTGGCGGTGGGGAAATCCTTGTTGCCGGTACGCCGGAAACGGTCGCTGAGTGTGAAGCCTCACACACTGCGCGCTTCCTCAAACCACTGCTGTAA